A genomic window from Flavobacterium azooxidireducens includes:
- a CDS encoding DUF4834 family protein, producing the protein MQTASVPGFIRTILIIVGIYYAFKILARLLMPFLLRKMVQKAEQNFKQQMNNPNQNTSQSQNSAASFEKPKPKKQVGEYIDYEEVE; encoded by the coding sequence ATGCAAACAGCATCAGTACCTGGATTTATCAGAACAATTTTAATTATTGTTGGAATTTACTATGCTTTTAAGATTTTAGCTCGTTTATTAATGCCTTTCTTGTTAAGAAAAATGGTTCAAAAAGCCGAACAAAATTTTAAGCAACAAATGAATAATCCAAATCAAAATACAAGTCAATCACAAAATTCAGCTGCTTCATTTGAAAAACCGAAACCTAAAAAGCAAGTGGGTGAGTACATCGATTATGAAGAAGTGGAATAG
- a CDS encoding transporter translates to MKKIQNLLQFALVLSFSSLLAQHTDMINSNRPGLSMAAFSVGKNVFQLESGLYGIREDHNLSRYNSNGFGVDLDVRYGFLFEQLEVIGNFKYQFDKYYSPLVETSRSGFRSTTFGAKYLIYDPFKKGEDKPNLYSWKANHKFKWKQFIPAVGVYAGMNLGFANEDYAYPNEPSMSPKVMIIAQNHFGTRWVMVTNIFYDKFTTDYKSLGYILTLTRGFNQKWSGFIENQGIKGDYYSDSIFRIGSAYLIQDNLQVDASISKNFKDTPDILYGGVGVSWRFDKKHQPVKMEREEDGGKRVDKKKKDKKEKKKRVDEVEGGE, encoded by the coding sequence ATGAAAAAAATTCAAAATTTACTTCAATTTGCATTGGTCTTAAGCTTTTCAAGTTTACTGGCTCAGCACACAGATATGATAAATTCTAACCGACCCGGACTCTCGATGGCGGCATTTTCGGTTGGAAAAAATGTTTTTCAATTGGAAAGCGGTTTGTATGGAATTAGAGAAGATCACAACCTCTCTCGATACAATTCAAACGGATTTGGAGTTGATTTAGACGTTCGTTACGGATTCCTTTTTGAACAATTGGAAGTAATTGGAAATTTTAAATACCAATTCGACAAATACTATTCACCATTGGTTGAAACATCCAGAAGCGGATTCAGAAGTACAACTTTTGGAGCAAAATATTTGATTTATGATCCGTTTAAAAAAGGAGAAGACAAACCCAATTTATACAGTTGGAAAGCCAATCATAAATTCAAATGGAAACAATTTATCCCAGCCGTAGGGGTTTATGCCGGTATGAATTTGGGTTTTGCTAATGAAGATTATGCATATCCAAATGAACCAAGCATGAGTCCGAAAGTGATGATTATAGCTCAAAATCATTTTGGAACTCGATGGGTAATGGTGACCAATATTTTTTATGATAAATTTACAACCGATTATAAATCATTAGGTTATATTCTAACATTAACTCGTGGATTTAATCAAAAATGGTCAGGATTTATTGAAAATCAAGGAATTAAAGGCGACTATTATTCGGATAGTATTTTTAGAATTGGTTCTGCTTATTTAATTCAAGATAATTTGCAAGTAGATGCTTCCATCAGTAAAAACTTTAAAGATACTCCTGATATTTTATATGGCGGAGTTGGTGTTTCTTGGCGTTTTGATAAAAAACATCAACCTGTAAAAATGGAACGTGAAGAGGATGGCGGAAAAAGAGTGGATAAAAAGAAAAAAGATAAGAAAGAAAAGAAAAAACGTGTTGACGAAGTAGAAGGAGGAGAATAA